In Oryza sativa Japonica Group chromosome 1, ASM3414082v1, the genomic stretch TGTCGTGTGATAAGGTTACTGCGTGTGATTGGTTTCGTGTAGCTCGAATGATGCGCCCTGTTCGCTGTGGTGCGGCGGTTCTTGATAATTGATactatgttttgattttttttccccttggtTTGGTGAGGGCATTGGATAAGTTGCATGTAATTCTTTGCAAGCGGAGATTTAACCGTTGGTGGAACAAAATGTTTGCTTAAGCATGCATCCTGCATCCTTAAGTCTGAAATAACACACTTTTTCCCAATTCGGCAATTTTTCCTATTAGTCATCTTGCATTTGATAACTGAACCCGGATACAGATAGATGAGCATTCGTAGGATATGTTTCAGATTTTTACTCATGCGAACTCAAGATGTCATTTGGATGTGGAATGTTAGGAATATGCGGCAGTTTGAATGTTAAGATGTTTTCAATCTTTCACTCAAGAGCTCATCTGCTTTGTTAGTTTCTGGTCGTATATACCACTCATGCATATTAACATGGGGCCATGGACCcctcaactatttttttttttaaaaaatgcattTCCTTAACTGTTTATCTTTTCAGTGTGCTATTCTAAACACCCTAATTATGtgatgttagtttttttttaattttaataagGATCATAATCAAGGCACCTGCATATAAAGTTCTTTTGGATACTGTTCTTTATTTACTATTTAAGTGAGTTTATCGATGAGAATGATATGCTGGATGGGTTTTCGACAATCTTCcttttttagttttattttaatttctgGTCACTATTTTGGTAAAAGAATGCCAGAACACAAGCCTTAATCAAAATGCAATTTTTCCATGTATTGTGGCTGTTTGATTCTCGTTATCGTATGACTTTAAATGTCTGGTCCTTTATGTGCCAATGGCAGGGGCCAAAGATGTGATTTTGGATGAACCACTGCTAACTTCAGGAAGCGCTGAAAGTTCACAACAGAGGTCTACTGATGCTGGTATGTATACAGGTCTTTCAGCCCCATGTTTTACTGGTCCTTCAGTATGTTCCAAATCAGAAAGTTAAGTTTTAGATATTTGTGGCAAGAACATTAAATTGTTATGTACAAGAGTATAAGTCCATAGTCAAGATGCATTTTATAGTTGTTATAGTTTTTCGACATGTTTGGTAACTCATGCAAAATTATGTAGACTGTGTGATATTTCTGTCACTTTTTCTAGTGATTCTCATATTTGTTGATGATAATTTGTAGCTGGAGATTTGTTCTGTAATTGACTATCGTCAAATACTTTTGGATTTTGACAAAGGCAGGCTAACGCTAACTGATTGAGGAAAACTGGAAGATAAATAAACAGTGAATTAATTTTTGGATTAATCTTGTGTTTACACGTGTTAGTGTAGGGCCTTCAGGTGAGAGTAACTCAGAAGTCAGAAGCTAGTGTTTTGAATATGTCATATGTTGATGAGCTTTGTGATAAAGATTGTATGTGTTTGTTTTTTACAGCGCTGTAGTATAAAATGTGATATATTATACACATGGGCCTGTTTGAAGTAATTGGTAATTCCTATTACTTTAACCACTGCTTTAGTTCAATGCTTGAGGCTTCATTCTTTTTTGTCAGACACAAAATCACGTGTTGAGGATATCTGGAAGAAAATGAACAGTGGAATGCCAGCTAAAATGCCCAAACCTGTAATGAATAAGCTCAGCACACCtgctaaagaaaagaaaagtaccACGGGAAATGTGAGTAACGTTTATGCTATTAACCTTATCAGCAAGTTGATTTTCACATGTGAGGtctaaatttaatttttgtttggcTTTATGACTGATCTTCTGAATAAATATATGTAGAACTGGATGAGTGTTCTGGGACTTTCACCAAGTAAGGCTTCCACAAATGATCAAGGCTCCAAAAATGGCCAAAAGCAGGCACAACAAGAAACAAGCGAGGACGCCAAAAAACTTGCAGCGAGTGCTCTTGCCGCTGTCAGAGATGCTGCTTCAGCTGCAGCTGGAAGAGGGAAAGTGGAGGTAATGTTTGTATAGGATAATGCTTCTGCTGCTTCTGCATCCGTCTCACTTCTTATGGTTGTATAGGATAATGTTTTGGTACAAAATTCTTTCAAGAAAAATGTAATGGCATAGGGGTGTATTTGGATTCCTTCTAGTTTTGCTCTGTCCATCCTTTCAAACATTCAGTTCATATTATTAGTTTGGAAAGGTTCGAAGTCGCCCCACTGGTACACCCATAAATTTGGAAAAGCACATGGTTGTGAGACTGTTTGACCTCTCCCTGCTAGGCCCAATCCACAAAAGTTTATGTAGAGAAATTTTTGACAATTTGAAAACAAAATTAGTAAGAGGAACCACACATCTTTGATTTTAAGGAGGGGCATACCCTTGACCTCAGCACCCACAACCTTGTGCTCGGTGCTCCAACATTATGCTACATGGGCTCCGCAAACTGCTAACCTAGTATTTTTACATGCTTGAACAGATCACGGAGGTTAGGGACTTTGCTGGGAAGGATATCGAGATCAAGAAACTGGTGGACGCCGATTCAACAGAAGCGATAGAGAAGGCCAAGGCCGCTGGTGCTGCCCCGTCTGCTCTCGACCACATCCTCGAGCAGATAAAGAAGAAGCAGAAGCTGAGCGTCCTGGACAAGACGAAGAAAGACTGGGGAGAGTTCAAGGAGGAGAACAAAGGGATGGAGGAGGAGCTGGACCAGTACAAGAAGAGCTCGAACAAATACCTGGATAAGGTGTCATTCTTGCAGAGAGCTGATTACAGAGAGTTTGAGCGCGAGAGGGATGCGCGGCTGTCCATGATGTCGAAGCGGAAGTCGGATACGCGAGAGGATTGATGTGTAGAAGgcctgaaaaaggaaaaaaaaagttccatcATCTTGCAGCTCCTTGTAGACATTCTTTTTAGATGATCATGGGAACATCATTTTGTCTATGCATTCTCTTCTGTTTCTATCTGTTGATTCAATGtgaatgaagaagaagaagatgctgTGCACATTGATACTGGCTGTATCCATTTCTTGTATGTATTGTTTATGTATGCCAGTCTGGGCAGTAATTTTTGGAGGAGCTAGGCTTGGCAACATTCATGAAGGAAAAACTCCACATTTGGCCTCTCAAGTATGGCCTACTATAAACTGATCAGCTTGGCAggtactgaaaaaaaaaacatcaaatgCACTAATCCAATATAAGATCAAGAACTTTGTTTTGCATCTcaaagagaagaggaaaaaaaacatttctctGACTGATCCAGACCAAATTGCTGGTGTCACACACTGCTGCCTGAAAGCTCAGTCTGAGCAACCCCAGCACGCTTGTGCTAATTGTATACGGAGTAATCCCTCCGatctgataatacttgtcgttttggacaagggtgaaatcaaactttagaatctttgattatgaatcatttttaaaatatttgttttttaaatatggtgactacatgtatatattagtcttaaaaagtactttaataagatcatatatttgctAACAATTTTATACGTATTATAATGAAAactaatggtcaaagttgtttttttaagaccGTGTCCGTGTCCAAAACGACAAATATTATAAAACCGGAGGGAGCAGTATTCTTGTGGTCACCAAGAAGCAACAGTTGCGGAGACCATACAAGTGACAACCAGGCAAACACGAGGACACGACTCAcacgagggagaggagaagaagaagaagagccgcCATGGCCGCAGGAGCTGCCTGCTGCTACCGCCCTGCCGCGGCGGGGAGGGCAAGCCTCGACGCCTTcgccacctcgtcgccgtcgttgagGCCGAGCAGCAGCGGTGTCTTCtttatcagcagcagcagcagcagatggtggatgaggaggaggagaggggaggggaaggtgaaaatcagcagcagcagcagggcaaGAGCCAAGCCCATGTCGAGACCTGCGCTCTTCTCCCCTGTGGCCATGGAGTGGCAGGAGTGCAGGTGTGTGAGTGACCTCCTGCCCTTCTCCCTCTTTCTCCTTGATTGGGCTCATTTCCTGAATCCATGTCAACGTTGGTGTTCAAGACTTAGGAAAGAATTTTATTTCATCTCGATTATTTTCGGTAGCTGATTAGGCTTATTCTGCTTCCTGATTGATGTCATCAGAAAACAAAATTTGAAGAGGGGCATGGCATCTTGGTGTAGGATGAATCTTAGGTTTGGGCTAAGATTGCTATTAGGATGAAATATAGTAGAATTAATATTAATAAGGATATTCCATGCTGACAGCAATGGCCAATGGTGCCTTGTGGAATCATGATTCATGACAGAAATTTCTCTTTTCTAGGCAGCCTCACAAGGagctctctctctgtttttttttttttggggggggggggggggtgttaaGGCTATTTTATCAGCCCCAGCTTGTAGTCATGGGCATATCATGTATGCCAAGTCTAAAACTGTATGGCCATGTGTTTGAGGGAAGATCGTTTTATCGTGACTCTGAGACAGGCTCTTTACTATGGCCTTTTGGCCAATTGCAATATGACCTCAGCTGAACGCAAAATTCCGTGTTATAATTGCACttgcaaatatttaaaaaatatatatacccaTTTTAAATATCTGATTCTCTACGTATTTGATATGTGTGTGCTGAGGTCCTAAGAAATAAGTAAAACCATGCTGTATTCTTTCAGGCATTTGGGCAGTGGGTGTTTTGTAGGAAATTAGTCTAAAATAACCTTATTTCTGAATTTAATTGCAATAGCTGTTCAACAGAGATTTGTTAGTTTTCCTAcaattttcatattttctacATTATTAATTAATGATTGAACATTGTCATGGATATAGCACCGAGATTGAAGTCGATGTTCCCTGTTCAGTGGCTTATCAGTGTTACTCAGAACGTGAGACCATTCCTCAATGGATGCCATTTATCTCATCTGTCAAGGTGCCTGTTAAGCTTTGCTCAAAATATATTTCTTCCCATTTTTCTTCATTACCATGCTTTGGTTGGTGGCCAGCAAACATTTTACCATTACGTTGCCATGGAAAATGAACAATGATGCTTTCTTTCTCTGAGTTATGAGTACCTAAACAAGAAGGAACAATAAAACGTTAACCTAAATAAAAGGAacaataaaacattagctttattTCATAAGAcaaatacaaacatgatatCTTATGGTCCATTAGTTTAGTTGACCTATACACCATTCTGATTTCACGATGAAAAGTGAGTATCAAACAATGATAGTTGCCTATTTGTAATTAActgaaaagtttttttaaagaaataagACCAAGAGTTTAACTGATTCAAGTAACCACGGAATGACACAACTTTTTATATACTCAGCAGTTTGCACAAACCCCGTTATTGGTACTTATGCCCTTTAGGACTTGCATGCTTTTCCAATGGTAGTTGGACAGATTTCTTGCTGTCATCAATTCATCAATGATGATTATCGTGTTcgctaaaaaataaaatcaattatgCTTATCTGATCAGTTGTTCTCATGGTGATATCTCTTTCAGTCCAATATCCCAAACAATAGATCCCTGTATAGGACATCTTTATGTTGAAAATCTGTTGCAATGGGACTTATGTTTGTTTTTACTGTATAAGCACAATCGACAAGTTATGTAAGATgtgatgggaaaaaaaagatcgATAACTGACATCTTAAAAAAGGTAACACCGTAACATTAGTGCACAATTTGATCTTGTTTCCTTCTACATAAGTAATCCATAGATTCTATCTAATTaaccttttaaaaaataagcatTTTTTACATGCAGGCAATTTTTTCGTGAATACAAGAACCTTAGTTGTAACTGTGATAACAAAAATCTGTTAAAGTATACCAATTTTAGGCAAAATAGAAGACCATTCCACTTTATAACCATGTCCAGAATACCTTGGTGTGAACGCAAATTGT encodes the following:
- the LOC4326978 gene encoding uncharacterized protein gives rise to the protein MASGSSSGDMGSSGAKDVILDEPLLTSGSAESSQQRSTDADTKSRVEDIWKKMNSGMPAKMPKPVMNKLSTPAKEKKSTTGNNWMSVLGLSPSKASTNDQGSKNGQKQAQQETSEDAKKLAASALAAVRDAASAAAGRGKVEITEVRDFAGKDIEIKKLVDADSTEAIEKAKAAGAAPSALDHILEQIKKKQKLSVLDKTKKDWGEFKEENKGMEEELDQYKKSSNKYLDKVSFLQRADYREFERERDARLSMMSKRKSDTRED
- the LOC4326979 gene encoding uncharacterized protein — protein: MAAGAACCYRPAAAGRASLDAFATSSPSLRPSSSGVFFISSSSSRWWMRRRRGEGKVKISSSSRARAKPMSRPALFSPVAMEWQECSTEIEVDVPCSVAYQCYSERETIPQWMPFISSVKILEDKPDQSRWTLKYEILGRDVEFSWLARNMTPTKNQKIHWRSLEGLQNRGAVRFFPKSSSSCRVQLTVAYEVPEILAPVASALKPFLEGLLMQGLERFATFAKERYSKIPQP